From a single Oceanobacillus kimchii X50 genomic region:
- the yhbH gene encoding sporulation protein YhbH produces the protein MPEEHEHNFVVSQENWSLHRKGYQDQQRHNDKVKDAIKNNLPDLVSEENIIMSNGRDVVKIPIRSLDEYKIRYNYEKSKHVGQGDGESEVGDVVARDPNASQQGQQGQGNGKKAGDQPGTDFYESEVSIAEIEEALFQELELPNLEQKDEAEITTEKIEFNDVRKKGLMGNVDKKRTILTALKRNAREGKAQITPIYNDDLRFKTWNEVIRRDSKAVVIAMMDTSASMGTFEKYMARSFFFWMNRFLRTKYDTVEFEFIAHHTEAKVVSEKDFFSKGESGGTICSSAYYKALEVIEEKFNPRSYNIYPFHFSDGENISSDNATCIDLVHEIMEKSNMFGYGEVNGYNRYSTLMNAYKNIEDPKFKHYILKEKADVYHAMKSFFHKQSEKV, from the coding sequence ATGCCGGAAGAACATGAGCATAATTTTGTAGTTTCCCAGGAAAACTGGTCTCTCCATCGTAAAGGATATCAAGATCAGCAACGACATAATGATAAAGTTAAAGATGCGATTAAAAACAATTTACCTGATCTGGTTAGTGAAGAGAATATTATTATGTCCAATGGTCGCGATGTCGTGAAGATACCGATACGTTCACTAGATGAATATAAAATTCGATATAATTATGAGAAATCAAAACATGTCGGGCAAGGGGATGGAGAATCAGAAGTTGGAGATGTCGTAGCTCGTGATCCGAATGCTTCCCAACAAGGACAACAAGGGCAGGGTAATGGAAAGAAAGCAGGAGATCAGCCAGGAACCGATTTTTATGAATCTGAGGTATCTATTGCGGAAATTGAAGAAGCATTGTTTCAAGAGTTAGAGCTACCAAATCTTGAACAGAAAGATGAAGCGGAAATTACCACAGAAAAAATTGAATTTAATGATGTTCGTAAAAAAGGTCTAATGGGAAATGTTGATAAGAAGCGTACTATTTTAACTGCATTAAAACGAAATGCACGTGAAGGGAAGGCGCAAATTACTCCTATTTATAATGATGATCTCCGTTTTAAAACATGGAATGAAGTAATTAGGCGAGACTCTAAAGCAGTTGTTATAGCAATGATGGATACAAGTGCTTCTATGGGGACTTTTGAGAAGTATATGGCACGAAGCTTTTTCTTTTGGATGAATCGTTTTTTGCGTACGAAGTATGATACTGTAGAATTTGAATTTATAGCGCATCATACCGAAGCAAAAGTTGTTTCTGAGAAAGATTTCTTTTCTAAAGGAGAGAGTGGTGGAACGATTTGTTCTTCTGCTTATTATAAAGCATTAGAAGTTATTGAAGAGAAGTTTAATCCAAGAAGCTATAATATTTATCCATTCCATTTTTCTGATGGTGAGAATATTAGCTCAGATAATGCTACTTGTATAGATCTAGTCCATGAAATTATGGAAAAATCGAATATGTTTGGATATGGCGAGGTTAATGGCTATAATCGCTATTCTACGTTAATGAATGCCTATAAGAATATTGAAGATCCGAAATTTAAGCATTATATATTAAAAGAAAAAGCAGATGTCTATCATGCGATGAAAAGTTTCTTTCATAAGCAGTCCGAAAAAGTATAG
- a CDS encoding sulfite exporter TauE/SafE family protein, whose amino-acid sequence MEFDILLMITVFMIGFIGSLISGMIGIGGSIIKYPLLLYIPSMLGLTAFTAHEVSGISAVQVFFATIGGVWAYRNTGYLHRSLIGYMGVSVLIGSIIGSFGSSSFSEGIINIVYGLLAIIAAIMMFIPRKTVNAKSDQIQFNRVVASVLALIVGIGAGIVGAAGAFLLVPIMLTLLKIPMRVTIASSLAITFISSIGSTIGKISTGQVPLLPAVIMIISSLIAAPLGAKIGQKVNTSLLQWILAILITGTAIKIWTDIIFNL is encoded by the coding sequence GTGGAATTTGATATTTTATTAATGATTACGGTTTTTATGATTGGATTTATTGGATCATTAATTTCCGGAATGATTGGGATCGGTGGATCGATCATAAAATATCCACTGTTGTTATACATCCCGTCTATGCTAGGTTTAACTGCTTTCACTGCGCATGAAGTATCAGGAATTAGTGCCGTACAGGTATTTTTTGCAACTATTGGTGGTGTTTGGGCTTATCGTAACACTGGTTATTTACACCGTTCGTTAATTGGATATATGGGTGTGAGTGTATTAATTGGTAGTATTATTGGAAGTTTCGGGTCTAGTTCTTTTTCTGAAGGAATCATCAATATTGTTTATGGTTTATTAGCAATAATAGCAGCAATCATGATGTTTATTCCAAGAAAAACGGTTAATGCTAAATCTGATCAGATCCAGTTTAATAGAGTAGTAGCGAGTGTGTTGGCATTAATTGTTGGAATTGGAGCAGGGATTGTGGGGGCAGCTGGAGCATTTTTATTAGTACCGATTATGCTTACCCTTTTAAAAATTCCAATGAGAGTTACAATTGCATCATCCTTAGCAATTACTTTTATCTCCTCTATTGGTTCAACAATCGGTAAGATTTCGACAGGTCAGGTCCCGCTGCTTCCAGCTGTTATTATGATTATTTCAAGTTTAATTGCAGCACCACTTGGAGCGAAGATAGGACAAAAAGTTAATACATCGTTACTTCAGTGGATTCTAGCGATATTAATTACTGGAACTGCAATCAAAATATGGACAGATATTATTTTTAATTTATAG